The proteins below come from a single Cololabis saira isolate AMF1-May2022 chromosome 2, fColSai1.1, whole genome shotgun sequence genomic window:
- the LOC133457038 gene encoding oocyte zinc finger protein XlCOF6.1-like has protein sequence MSSAQHLRDFISERLTAAADEIFSEFERTIVRYEEEIERQRRLLDITGKPEVKLRRVDVSQLSACKEEDVPPDQQLRHQEGTSGLDQLEPQPQIKEEQEDFVLKEEEQLVLKEETDTIMVTPTCEESDHSEPTADHFLSPKSVAEESGGQEGSKHEGQQPSGNSEMKCHKSHSKKVTGDSQCSLDADESSVICDVCGRTFKHTSQLKVHYRIHTGEKPFSCKICKKSFRYNFNLLQHMRTHTGEKQYFCTTCGEGFFVPSALKKHAAVHTGEVFSCDICGKSFSLNGSLTRHMRSHTGERMHPCIMCDKAFPHNSNLLRHMRTHTGEKPYPCETCGKSFTSSSNLLEHMITHTGERPYLCKMCGKSFTQRSSLNVHMRIHTGEKPFSCKVCGESFTRKCHLLNHVTTHTGEKPFQCKICSKSFSKSWSLYVHMKIHTEGK, from the exons ATGTCTTCAGCTCAGCACCTCAGAGACTTCATCAGCGAGCGCTtaactgctgctgctgacgAAATATTCTCCGAGTTTGAGAGAACCATCGTCCGGTACGAGGAGGAGATCGAGCGGCAGCGCAGACTGCTGGACATCACCGGGAAACCCGAGGTGAAGCTGCGCAGAGTAG ACGTCTCCCAGCTTTCAGCCTGTAAGGAGGAGGACGTCCCGCCTGACCAGCAGCTCCGTCACCAGGAGGGGACCTCCGGTCTGGACCAGCTGGAACCACAACCACAGATTAAAGAAGAGCAGGAGGACTTTGTGCTGAAGGAGGAAGAGCAGCTCGTACTGAAGGAGGAGACTGACACCATCATGGTGACTCCAACTTGTGAGGAAAGTGACCACAGTGAACCAACTGCAGACCACTTCCTGTCTCCCAAGTCTGTTGCAGAAGAGAGCGGAGGTCAGGAAGGAAGCAAACATGAAGGCCAACAACCAAGTGGAAACTCTGAGATGAAATGTCACAAAAGTCACAGTAAGAAAGTGACCGGTGACAGTCAGTGTAGCCTTGACGCGGATGAGTCGTCTGTTATCTGTGATGTTTGTggaagaacatttaaacataCCTCACAATTGAAGGTACATTACCGaatccacacgggcgagaaaCCGTTTTCATGTAAAATATGTAAGAAATCCTTCAGGTACAATTTTAATCTGTTGCAACACATGAGAACGCACACCGGTGAGAAGCAATACTTTTGTACAACCTGTGGGGAAGGATTCTTTGTGCCGTCAGCACTCAAAAAGCATGCAGCAGTCCACACGGGGGAGGTGTTTTCTTGCGATATCTGcggtaaaagtttctctttgAACGGCAGTTTGACGCGACACATGAGAAGCCACACAGGCGAGAGGATGCATCCTTGCATCATGTGCGACAAAGCTTTCCCTCACAACAGCAACTTGTTACGACACATGAGGActcacacgggcgagaagccgtaTCCCTGCGAAACCTGCGGTAAAAGCTTCACCAGCAGCAGTAATCTGCTGGAGCACATGATAACGCACACCGGCGAGAGGCCGTACCTGTGTAAGATGTGTGGGAAGAGTTTCACCCAGAGGAGCAGTCTGAACGTCCACATGAGGATTCACACGGGAGAGAAACCCTTTTCCTGCAAAGTGTGCGGGGAGAGTTTCACCAGGAAGTGTCATTTGTTGAACCACGTGACGActcacacgggcgagaagccatTCCAGTGTAAGATTTGTAGTAAAAGTTTCAGTAAAAGCTGGAGTTTGTACGTCCATATGAAAATTCACACTGAAGGGAAATGa